A single genomic interval of Flavihumibacter rivuli harbors:
- a CDS encoding DEAD/DEAH box helicase, protein MLFEQLSLIEPILKALEHEGYTQPTPIQSKAIPNILQGRDLLGCAQTGTGKTAAFAIPMIQLLMAKKSQQPGYKGIKALILTPTRELAIQIKESFKAYGRFTPLRHTVIFGGVSQEKQVQELRRGIDILVATPGRLLDLMQQKIVSLKDIEFLVLDEADRMLDMGFVHDVKRIITNVPAQRQTLFFSATMAQEIRSLANTMLRDPAYVEVTPVSSTAEKVEQSIYHVDKIKKQDLLVHLLESPEIDQALVFTRTKHGADKVVKGLNKAGITAEAIHGNKSQNARQRALGNFKDKTTRILVATDIAARGIDFEQLTHVFNFDLPNIPETYVHRIGRTGRAGYSGIALSFCDREERPFLRDIEKTTKLSIPVVQEHPYLPQPGEQPAIARPLQPNQGRNPYRSGNKPSGNKQAARPGGHFHSERKTKNYDKHSN, encoded by the coding sequence TTGTTATTTGAACAATTATCGCTCATTGAGCCTATCTTAAAAGCGCTTGAGCATGAGGGTTATACACAACCCACCCCCATTCAGTCAAAAGCCATTCCCAATATCCTGCAAGGACGCGACCTGCTTGGTTGCGCACAGACAGGAACAGGTAAGACAGCAGCATTTGCCATCCCGATGATCCAATTGCTGATGGCCAAAAAGTCACAGCAACCCGGTTACAAGGGTATCAAGGCATTGATCCTGACCCCAACGAGGGAACTGGCCATACAGATCAAAGAGAGTTTTAAAGCCTACGGAAGGTTTACGCCTTTGCGCCATACCGTTATTTTCGGCGGCGTGTCACAGGAGAAGCAGGTGCAGGAATTGCGCAGGGGAATCGATATCCTTGTCGCCACTCCCGGCCGTTTGCTTGACCTGATGCAACAAAAGATCGTCAGCCTGAAGGATATTGAATTCCTGGTACTGGACGAAGCCGACAGGATGTTGGACATGGGATTTGTGCATGATGTAAAGCGCATCATCACGAATGTGCCTGCCCAAAGGCAAACCCTGTTCTTCTCCGCCACCATGGCGCAAGAGATCAGGAGCCTGGCCAATACCATGCTTCGTGACCCGGCCTATGTGGAAGTGACCCCGGTCTCTTCAACCGCCGAGAAAGTGGAACAATCCATTTACCATGTGGACAAGATAAAAAAACAAGACCTGCTGGTCCATTTACTGGAAAGCCCGGAGATCGATCAGGCGCTGGTCTTTACCCGCACCAAGCATGGCGCAGACAAGGTAGTGAAGGGCCTGAACAAGGCCGGCATTACTGCGGAAGCCATCCACGGTAACAAATCACAGAATGCACGCCAGCGGGCACTGGGCAATTTCAAAGACAAGACCACCAGGATCCTGGTAGCAACGGATATAGCCGCACGCGGTATCGACTTCGAACAGCTTACCCATGTATTCAATTTCGACCTTCCCAATATCCCCGAGACCTATGTACACCGTATCGGCCGTACGGGAAGGGCAGGGTATAGTGGTATAGCCCTATCATTCTGTGACAGGGAAGAAAGACCTTTCCTGCGCGATATTGAGAAAACGACCAAGTTGAGCATACCGGTGGTACAAGAGCACCCCTACCTTCCCCAGCCGGGTGAACAACCGGCCATTGCAAGACCCTTGCAACCCAACCAGGGAAGGAATCCATACAGGTCAGGCAACAAGCCATCAGGCAATAAGCAAGCAGCAAGGCCTGGCGGACATTTTCATTCAGAAAGGAAAACAAAAAATTATGACAAACATTCAAATTGA
- a CDS encoding FecR domain-containing protein → MNDKQHHLIDDLLVKNLVGEANEKERSELEQWLAAHPDNQAYFNHMKLIWEQSRSLAGNSSIDENAAWERFLERAKNQPQQGKLANIRSTPFLRIAAMVVVLLGVLGLGALLFNYLGQPEELLVASKDKPVQQGLPDGSTVYLNKGASIRYPEAFRGKKRKVELKGEGFFNIKSDKSKPFIVAVNELEVKVVGTSFNIREMKGQTEVIVETGIVEVSRGNERYRLVAGEKLLVQQDGVGQKKEKVDNQLYNYYRTKTFVCDNTPLWKLVATLNEAYEVNIEVASPAKASLPLTTTFRDESLDQVLEVIAQTLDLKIEKANNKIILK, encoded by the coding sequence GTGAACGACAAGCAACACCATCTGATCGATGACCTGCTGGTAAAAAACCTGGTAGGGGAAGCCAATGAAAAAGAGCGGTCTGAACTGGAGCAATGGCTGGCTGCCCACCCGGACAACCAGGCCTATTTCAACCATATGAAGCTCATATGGGAACAAAGCCGTTCTTTGGCAGGCAACAGCAGCATTGATGAAAATGCCGCCTGGGAAAGGTTCCTGGAAAGGGCCAAAAACCAACCCCAACAAGGGAAACTGGCCAATATCCGATCTACCCCCTTTCTCCGGATCGCTGCCATGGTGGTGGTATTGTTAGGGGTCCTCGGCCTCGGCGCATTATTGTTCAATTACCTTGGCCAACCCGAAGAGCTATTGGTAGCAAGCAAGGACAAACCCGTGCAGCAAGGACTACCGGATGGTTCCACCGTATACCTGAACAAGGGCGCTTCCATCAGGTACCCGGAAGCTTTCAGGGGCAAGAAAAGAAAGGTTGAGCTAAAAGGTGAAGGGTTTTTCAATATCAAATCAGACAAGTCAAAACCTTTTATCGTAGCAGTGAACGAACTTGAAGTAAAGGTGGTAGGCACTTCCTTTAATATCAGGGAAATGAAAGGCCAGACCGAGGTGATCGTAGAAACCGGGATCGTGGAAGTAAGCAGAGGTAATGAGCGTTATCGCCTGGTAGCAGGTGAAAAACTCCTTGTCCAGCAAGACGGGGTTGGCCAAAAGAAAGAAAAAGTGGACAACCAATTGTACAACTATTATCGCACCAAGACATTTGTTTGCGACAATACACCCCTTTGGAAACTGGTAGCTACGCTCAATGAAGCCTATGAAGTGAACATTGAGGTGGCCAGTCCGGCCAAAGCCTCACTCCCACTCACCACTACCTTCAGGGATGAATCACTCGACCAGGTACTGGAAGTGATCGCCCAAACCCTTGACCTCAAGATCGAGAAAGCCAATAATAAGATCATCCTAAAATAG
- a CDS encoding DUF1415 domain-containing protein, with protein sequence MTAAATAIEQTKNWIREVVVGCNFCPFANREVKRNSIHYQVEESTELERCLQSFLDECKRLDDDAAVETSLLIFPNAFKDFEEYLDLVDMAEQLLEEEGYEGTYQVASFHPDYRFAGSPEEDAANFTNRSIYPMLHLLREESIEEALDHYAGDPDEIPARNIQFAREKGLAYMKLLRDSCL encoded by the coding sequence ATGACAGCAGCAGCAACAGCTATTGAGCAAACGAAGAACTGGATCAGGGAAGTAGTAGTGGGTTGTAATTTTTGTCCCTTTGCGAACAGGGAGGTCAAACGCAATTCCATTCACTACCAGGTGGAGGAAAGTACAGAACTGGAACGCTGCCTGCAAAGCTTCCTCGACGAATGCAAGCGGCTGGATGATGATGCCGCCGTTGAGACCAGCCTGCTGATCTTCCCCAATGCCTTTAAGGATTTCGAGGAATACCTTGACCTGGTGGATATGGCCGAACAGCTATTGGAAGAAGAAGGCTATGAAGGCACCTACCAGGTGGCCAGTTTCCACCCGGATTACCGCTTTGCGGGCTCGCCTGAGGAGGACGCCGCCAATTTCACCAACCGTTCCATCTACCCCATGCTGCATTTATTGCGGGAAGAAAGCATCGAGGAGGCCCTTGACCATTATGCCGGTGACCCGGACGAGATCCCGGCCAGGAATATCCAATTCGCCAGGGAGAAGGGCCTGGCCTATATGAAGCTCCTGCGCGACAGCTGCCTGTAG
- a CDS encoding STN and carboxypeptidase regulatory-like domain-containing protein, which translates to MKRPIQSIIAMVIILFTLLQARPVAAQTLLNRSITLNVTNMPVTDVLELISNQGNFYFSYNSSIIRKDSLVTVHANNKPLKALLDQLFRSGYEFKESGNYIIIRRAPLQLTLVTAQEPSTNNIYLVSGYVRDDQTGEKLMDASVYEKTMLSSALTDRQGYFRIKLKKKYRQAALTVSKEFYEDTTVKIEAGYNQQVSITLSPADLTGQTVIISPGKIAAADSIYIEVPQPDSSSIIYLYKKLDSIRVQRTSMGRFLLSTRLKVQSINLGKFFTARPVQVSFTPGLSTNGKMNAQVINNFSFNILGGYSGGVNGFELGGLFNIDKKDVQYVQIGGLFNIVGGSMKGLQIGGISNTVLDSVGGFQIGGITNVVKGKYTGFQLGGIYNHVGKEMTGFQLAGITNFTNTRTTGMQLAGIANISSQETRGVQVSGIVNYTRKLKGVQIGLINIADTSEGYSIGLINVVLKGYHKLAFYATEVTPFNAAFKTGNHKLYSILMGGVHPDTAKRVVSFGYGIGSEWHFGKTLGLNAEASCQYVFLGSWDYLNLLNRATINFHVRIGKAFALFAGPVFNVYYSDQDVAFKGYRSTLPSSGYKTYDMGKNLTGWIGWNAGIHIF; encoded by the coding sequence ATGAAAAGACCTATCCAATCCATCATCGCGATGGTGATCATCCTGTTTACCCTCTTGCAGGCAAGACCGGTTGCAGCACAAACCTTGCTGAACAGGAGCATAACCCTCAATGTGACCAATATGCCAGTGACCGATGTACTGGAGTTGATCAGCAACCAGGGTAATTTTTATTTTTCCTATAACAGTTCCATAATCAGGAAGGACAGCCTGGTAACTGTACATGCCAATAACAAACCCCTGAAGGCCTTGCTGGACCAACTCTTCCGCAGCGGGTATGAATTCAAGGAAAGCGGGAATTACATCATCATCCGCAGGGCGCCGCTTCAACTGACCCTGGTAACGGCACAGGAACCTAGCACGAATAATATCTATCTCGTCAGCGGCTATGTACGCGATGACCAGACCGGCGAGAAATTAATGGATGCGAGTGTCTATGAAAAGACCATGCTCAGCTCCGCACTTACCGACAGGCAGGGCTATTTCAGGATCAAATTGAAAAAGAAATACAGGCAGGCAGCCCTGACCGTTAGTAAGGAGTTCTATGAAGACACTACTGTAAAAATCGAAGCCGGCTATAACCAGCAAGTAAGCATCACCCTCTCCCCTGCTGACTTGACCGGCCAGACCGTGATCATCAGCCCCGGTAAGATCGCCGCGGCAGATTCCATCTACATAGAAGTCCCGCAACCCGACAGTTCAAGCATCATCTACCTGTACAAAAAACTAGACTCCATCCGTGTACAAAGAACCAGTATGGGGAGGTTCCTTTTGTCCACCAGGCTAAAGGTGCAAAGCATCAACCTCGGCAAATTCTTCACGGCAAGACCGGTGCAGGTATCGTTTACGCCAGGCCTAAGTACCAATGGTAAAATGAATGCGCAGGTCATCAATAATTTTTCCTTCAATATCCTCGGCGGATATTCAGGAGGGGTGAACGGTTTTGAATTAGGGGGACTTTTCAATATCGACAAGAAGGATGTACAATATGTGCAGATCGGTGGCTTGTTCAATATTGTAGGCGGGAGCATGAAAGGCTTACAGATTGGTGGCATTTCGAATACCGTACTCGATTCTGTCGGCGGTTTCCAGATCGGTGGTATCACCAATGTTGTAAAAGGAAAATATACCGGCTTTCAATTGGGCGGCATCTATAACCATGTGGGAAAGGAGATGACAGGATTCCAGCTTGCCGGTATTACCAATTTCACCAATACCCGGACAACAGGTATGCAGTTGGCTGGTATTGCCAATATCAGCAGCCAGGAAACAAGGGGCGTGCAGGTATCGGGTATCGTGAACTACACCAGGAAACTGAAAGGCGTGCAGATTGGCCTCATCAATATTGCCGACACTTCCGAAGGCTACAGCATTGGACTGATCAATGTGGTATTGAAAGGCTACCACAAGCTTGCCTTCTATGCAACAGAGGTCACACCTTTCAATGCTGCCTTCAAGACCGGTAATCATAAGCTTTATAGTATCCTGATGGGGGGCGTACATCCCGATACAGCCAAAAGAGTTGTGAGCTTTGGTTATGGCATTGGTTCGGAATGGCATTTCGGCAAGACATTAGGATTGAATGCTGAAGCCAGCTGCCAATATGTATTCCTCGGTTCATGGGACTACCTGAACCTGTTGAACAGGGCTACCATCAATTTCCATGTCAGGATCGGCAAGGCCTTTGCGCTGTTTGCCGGCCCAGTGTTCAACGTTTACTATTCCGACCAGGATGTAGCGTTCAAGGGTTACCGTTCCACCCTACCTTCTTCCGGTTACAAGACCTATGATATGGGGAAAAACCTGACCGGCTGGATCGGTTGGAATGCCGGTATCCATATTTTTTGA
- a CDS encoding head GIN domain-containing protein: MKYNRILSATLIIAAISMVLPSCTKVSGKGPVVTETRSIGSNFSSVYFAVPGTITYQYANAAGVVIEAQQNIIDRIETYISGNELKVKVRDNTVLRNHEEIRILVSGPMAEKISQHGSGEIHIKDRFQPANLRLESNGSGRISIDQLETGFLDARIEGSGDILVSQGRLRKEKAVISGSGRFELLNLEADTAYTQTNGSGDIRLWAREYLDCRISGSGNVAYKGSPQINLSVSGSGKLIHLP, from the coding sequence ATGAAATACAACCGAATTCTTTCAGCTACACTAATTATAGCAGCAATCAGCATGGTCCTTCCCTCCTGCACCAAGGTCAGCGGAAAAGGGCCAGTAGTAACGGAGACCAGGAGCATCGGCAGCAATTTCAGTTCTGTATACTTTGCCGTACCGGGTACCATTACCTATCAATACGCGAATGCTGCAGGGGTGGTCATTGAAGCCCAGCAGAACATCATTGACCGGATCGAAACCTATATTTCAGGAAATGAACTGAAGGTGAAAGTGCGCGACAATACCGTTCTCCGTAACCATGAGGAGATCAGGATACTGGTCTCCGGGCCGATGGCTGAAAAGATCAGCCAGCATGGCTCAGGGGAGATCCACATCAAGGATAGGTTCCAACCTGCCAACCTCCGCCTGGAGTCAAATGGGTCGGGCCGAATCAGCATCGACCAACTGGAAACAGGCTTCCTGGATGCGCGCATCGAGGGCTCCGGTGATATACTGGTGTCACAGGGGAGGCTGAGGAAAGAAAAGGCCGTCATCAGCGGAAGTGGCCGGTTCGAGTTATTGAACCTGGAAGCAGATACGGCCTATACCCAGACCAATGGTTCAGGTGATATCCGCCTTTGGGCAAGGGAATACCTCGATTGCCGCATATCAGGCAGTGGCAATGTTGCCTATAAAGGCAGTCCGCAGATCAACCTTTCCGTTTCCGGTTCCGGTAAACTGATCCACTTACCATAG
- a CDS encoding 3-oxoacyl-ACP synthase III family protein: MQRSVITGTGKFIPNHIKKNEDFGQSQFFTEDNQPIETPAAEVVRKFKNITGIEERRYADPTMKASHMGAEAAKKAIEESGINPEELDLIIAAHNYGDVDPLSRQSDTVPALAARIKHMLGIRNPNCVAYDILFGCPGWVQGLIIADTYFKAGTAKKALIIGTETLSRVIDNHDRDSMIFADGAGATVVESREGPATGEGILSTSVQSHCLSELDFINFGPSYYPGSDPHHCFIKMKGRKVYEYALSHVPAAMKDCLDKSGAGIEELKMIFIHQANEKMDEAIIKAFYKLYGHQPVPEKIMPMSIQWLGNSSVATVPTLYDLVKKHEVPGYQLQKGDLVMFASVGAGMNINAVCYRY; the protein is encoded by the coding sequence ATGCAACGTAGTGTTATTACCGGAACAGGGAAATTTATTCCCAACCACATCAAGAAGAATGAAGATTTCGGCCAGAGCCAATTCTTCACCGAAGACAACCAACCCATTGAAACGCCTGCAGCGGAAGTGGTCAGGAAATTCAAGAACATCACAGGTATTGAAGAAAGGCGCTATGCCGATCCAACCATGAAAGCCTCCCATATGGGAGCAGAGGCAGCGAAAAAGGCCATTGAAGAAAGTGGCATCAACCCAGAGGAACTCGACCTCATTATAGCGGCCCACAATTATGGGGATGTTGACCCATTAAGCCGCCAATCGGATACCGTTCCGGCGCTTGCAGCCAGGATCAAACATATGCTGGGCATCCGCAATCCCAATTGCGTTGCTTACGATATCCTCTTTGGTTGCCCCGGCTGGGTGCAGGGCCTGATCATAGCAGACACTTATTTCAAGGCGGGTACGGCAAAGAAGGCGCTGATCATCGGAACGGAAACCCTGAGCAGGGTCATTGACAACCATGATCGCGACTCCATGATCTTCGCAGATGGCGCAGGCGCCACTGTGGTGGAATCCAGGGAAGGACCGGCCACAGGTGAAGGCATCCTCAGCACCAGCGTGCAATCCCATTGCCTTAGCGAATTAGACTTCATCAATTTTGGTCCCTCCTATTACCCGGGATCAGATCCCCATCACTGCTTCATTAAAATGAAGGGAAGGAAGGTATATGAATATGCCTTGTCCCATGTTCCCGCAGCCATGAAAGACTGCCTCGACAAGAGCGGCGCAGGCATTGAAGAACTGAAGATGATCTTTATCCACCAGGCCAATGAGAAAATGGATGAAGCCATCATCAAGGCCTTCTACAAATTATATGGTCACCAACCCGTTCCCGAAAAGATCATGCCCATGAGCATCCAATGGCTGGGAAATAGTTCTGTAGCAACTGTACCCACGCTCTACGACCTGGTGAAGAAGCATGAAGTGCCCGGTTACCAATTGCAGAAGGGGGACCTGGTGATGTTCGCATCCGTTGGCGCAGGCATGAACATCAATGCGGTATGTTATCGGTATTGA
- a CDS encoding TonB-dependent receptor, with translation MSSRKRTNLILILLILLVHTTGFAQSTQTLRGTVMDQLLQKPLQGATVTLLSTGQSVITGADGSFRFSKVAIGLHQLRITYTGYRLVQLDNLTLNAGKEMVLSINMEPDVKEQEEVVVKANSRKYKPINDMSLVSARAFTVEETQRYAAAINDPLRMATSFAGVMSADDGSNDIVIRGNAPTGLLWRMEGVDIPNPNHFAMAGSTGGGISILSSQLLANSDFVTGAFAAEYGNAVGGVFDIRLRKGNNEKREYTLQAGLLGLNLAAEGPFSKNYKGSYLINYRYSTLELLSKIGMDVATGATTNFQDLSYNIQLPTRKLGTFSIFGFGGLSSQQIDTEKDPAKWENEFDRYGGKFSGNTGATGITHSIHLGRNTYLKSSAAYSYQENTVDEKYAETPDSITTSSSEQFKTKKLILSSTLNQKIGLRTAIRTGVIVNLINFNYYDRSRENPGKPLLERINVQDKTQTIQAFAQWQYKATNQLTLSTGIHYLRLQLNNSSSIEPRASVKWDINKKNSLGIGYGLHGQVQAMGVYFAKAQDLNGNWYQPNKDLGMTKSHHLVLSYTHAFSRFLKFKTELYYQHLFDVPVSVYDSSTFSTLNIEQGFITDALTNKGKGKNYGIEFTLEKQLQNYFYFLFNQSIYTSRYTAADGTERNTRYNGRYLSNLTAGKEFVLRNNRKSFGVNIKAIYAGGYRQTPINVEESMAKGYTVYKEKEAFSLQNPAYFRTDLRLSMKWNRARHTSTLSLDIQNLTNRQNIYGSYFDPVKGKVENSYQAGLIPVLNYKIEL, from the coding sequence ATGAGCAGCAGAAAAAGAACAAACCTTATCCTTATCCTCCTTATCCTACTGGTCCACACTACTGGTTTCGCGCAGTCCACCCAAACCCTGCGCGGAACGGTGATGGACCAGTTGTTGCAAAAGCCATTGCAGGGAGCAACCGTCACCCTTCTTTCAACAGGACAGTCTGTGATCACCGGCGCCGATGGCAGTTTCAGGTTCTCCAAAGTAGCCATCGGCCTTCACCAATTGCGGATCACCTATACAGGTTACCGGCTGGTGCAACTCGATAACCTTACGCTGAATGCGGGCAAGGAAATGGTGCTGTCCATTAACATGGAGCCTGACGTGAAAGAGCAGGAAGAAGTGGTGGTCAAAGCGAATAGCAGGAAATACAAGCCCATCAATGATATGAGCCTGGTGAGCGCCAGGGCATTCACGGTGGAAGAGACCCAGCGGTATGCGGCAGCCATCAATGACCCGCTCCGGATGGCCACCAGCTTTGCCGGGGTGATGTCGGCAGATGATGGCTCCAATGATATCGTGATCAGGGGCAATGCACCCACAGGATTGTTATGGAGGATGGAAGGCGTAGATATCCCCAACCCCAACCATTTCGCTATGGCGGGCAGTACAGGTGGAGGGATCTCTATCCTGAGTTCCCAATTGCTGGCCAATTCAGATTTTGTAACTGGTGCATTTGCTGCAGAGTATGGCAATGCAGTAGGTGGCGTATTCGATATCAGGCTCAGGAAGGGCAATAATGAAAAAAGGGAATATACCTTGCAGGCAGGATTACTGGGCCTCAACCTGGCGGCAGAAGGGCCCTTCTCCAAGAACTACAAGGGTTCCTACCTCATCAACTACCGGTATTCCACACTCGAATTATTGAGTAAGATCGGGATGGATGTGGCAACCGGGGCCACTACCAATTTCCAGGACCTCTCCTACAATATCCAATTGCCCACCAGGAAACTGGGAACCTTCAGCATCTTCGGATTTGGCGGCCTCAGTTCACAGCAGATCGACACTGAGAAAGACCCTGCCAAATGGGAAAATGAATTTGACCGCTATGGTGGTAAGTTCTCCGGCAATACAGGCGCAACAGGAATCACCCATTCCATCCACCTGGGAAGGAATACCTACCTGAAATCATCGGCAGCCTACTCCTACCAGGAGAATACTGTTGATGAGAAATATGCAGAGACACCCGACAGCATCACCACATCCAGTTCGGAACAATTCAAGACAAAAAAGCTGATCCTCTCCAGTACCCTGAACCAAAAGATCGGGTTGAGGACGGCCATCAGGACAGGCGTGATCGTGAACCTGATCAATTTCAACTATTATGACCGCTCCAGGGAAAACCCCGGCAAACCACTACTGGAAAGGATCAATGTGCAGGACAAGACCCAGACGATACAGGCATTCGCCCAATGGCAATACAAGGCCACCAACCAGCTGACCCTTTCTACAGGCATCCACTACCTCAGGTTGCAATTGAACAATAGCTCCTCTATTGAACCAAGGGCATCCGTTAAATGGGATATCAACAAGAAGAACAGCCTCGGTATTGGTTATGGCCTCCATGGCCAGGTACAGGCCATGGGTGTATATTTCGCCAAGGCACAGGACCTCAATGGCAACTGGTACCAGCCCAATAAAGACCTGGGCATGACGAAATCGCACCACCTGGTATTATCCTATACGCATGCCTTTTCCAGGTTCCTGAAGTTCAAGACAGAGCTTTATTACCAGCACTTGTTTGATGTTCCGGTAAGCGTTTACGATTCCAGCACTTTCTCAACACTCAATATTGAACAGGGCTTCATCACCGATGCCCTGACCAACAAGGGCAAAGGAAAGAACTACGGTATTGAATTCACCCTGGAGAAGCAATTACAGAACTATTTCTATTTCCTCTTTAACCAGTCGATCTATACCTCAAGGTATACAGCAGCAGATGGCACGGAAAGGAATACGCGCTACAATGGCCGCTACCTCAGCAACCTGACCGCAGGAAAGGAATTCGTGCTTCGCAACAACCGCAAAAGCTTCGGCGTGAACATCAAGGCCATCTATGCCGGTGGTTATCGCCAAACACCCATCAACGTAGAAGAGTCGATGGCAAAGGGTTATACGGTTTACAAGGAGAAAGAAGCCTTCAGCTTGCAGAACCCGGCCTATTTCAGGACCGACCTGAGGTTGAGCATGAAGTGGAACAGGGCAAGGCATACCAGCACCCTGTCGCTGGATATCCAAAACCTCACCAACCGCCAGAACATCTATGGCAGCTATTTCGACCCGGTGAAAGGCAAGGTAGAGAACAGCTACCAGGCAGGATTGATCCCGGTATTGAATTACAAGATCGAACTGTAA
- a CDS encoding short-chain dehydrogenase has protein sequence MTNIQIEKFLDEKAGSGQPIRITLKSRKPFLGIFIKTNDFGELKSKNFWRIVSEGNIENYLKNKDNNLARIFAGSDITKLSLN, from the coding sequence ATGACAAACATTCAAATTGAGAAGTTCCTGGACGAGAAAGCAGGCAGTGGACAACCCATTCGCATTACGCTGAAAAGCAGGAAACCCTTCCTGGGGATCTTTATCAAGACCAATGATTTCGGAGAGCTGAAATCGAAGAATTTCTGGAGGATCGTTTCCGAAGGTAATATCGAGAACTACCTTAAGAATAAGGACAATAACCTGGCAAGGATATTCGCCGGTTCAGATATCACGAAACTATCTTTGAATTAA
- a CDS encoding RNA polymerase sigma-70 factor has translation MTFPVKETLILPTDHGQLGFEQVFKTYFKPLHAYAFTIVKDEVAAEEMVQNVFLKLWEKRNTLDIHRSGTAYLYRSVYHECLNYLQHLKVRAAHASYEAARQQDVDGNAQQRVELTELQGHIDRALNELPEQCRTIFQMSRFEELKYHEIADKLGLSIKTVENQMGKALKLMRQKLADYLPLILLTLLNL, from the coding sequence ATGACCTTTCCTGTTAAAGAAACCCTTATTCTACCAACCGACCATGGCCAGTTGGGCTTTGAGCAGGTCTTCAAGACCTATTTCAAACCCCTCCATGCCTACGCTTTTACCATTGTGAAAGACGAGGTGGCCGCAGAGGAAATGGTCCAGAATGTATTCCTGAAGCTTTGGGAGAAAAGAAACACCCTGGACATCCACCGTTCAGGCACCGCCTACCTGTACCGTTCCGTTTACCACGAATGCCTTAATTACCTGCAACACCTGAAGGTGAGGGCAGCCCATGCCAGCTATGAAGCGGCCAGGCAACAGGATGTGGACGGGAACGCCCAACAACGGGTTGAGCTGACCGAATTGCAGGGGCATATAGACCGGGCCCTGAACGAACTGCCCGAACAATGCCGGACCATATTCCAGATGAGCCGGTTCGAGGAATTGAAATACCATGAAATAGCTGATAAACTGGGGCTCTCCATCAAGACAGTGGAAAACCAGATGGGCAAGGCCCTCAAACTGATGCGCCAAAAGCTGGCCGACTACTTACCGCTTATCCTTTTAACCTTACTAAACCTTTAA